From the genome of candidate division TA06 bacterium:
TGACCATGGCCTGGCAGTCGTCGAACTTGCCGTCGACACTGAGCACGGTAACGTTGCCGCCCAAAGTCGTCATCTGCTTGCGCTGGCGGTCGCTGACCTCGAGGCGCGGGAATAGCACCACCATCTGGATGCGGTCAATGTTGTGGAAGGCGTGGGCCACCGCGCTGCCGGTATCGCCCGAGGTGGCGGTCAGGATCACCAGGTCGCTTTTGTCCTGTTCCAGAAAATACCGCATCCACCGGGCCATCATCCGGGCTGCGAAGTCCTTGAACGAGGCCGTGGGCCCGCGGTCCAGCCGCATCACGTGGTTGTTGCCAAAGACCTTTTCCAGGGGCACATCGTAATCGTAGCATTCACGGCAGATGGCCCTTAGCTTGTCGTCCGGGATAGAGTCCTTGGTATAGCGGCTGAGCACAGCATGGGCAATCTCGTGATATGGCCTGTTCCTGAAAGCCAGAATCTCGTCGCGCGGTATCGACGGGATGGCCTCGGGCAGGTATAATCCTTTGTCCGGCGCCTGCCCGGTCAGCAGGGCGCCCTTGAGTGGCACCGCCGGGGCCTTACGATTGGTGCTGTAGTAAAGCACTTGATTCATTGCAACGGGTTGTCGAAGTGGTTCAGAATATTAGACATAATCGGAAATGACAATATGGTTTGGGTCTGTTAGGCCTTACCGGGCAACCATCAGGTAGCCAGAGGATAAACTATGCGCAGGTGAATTATATATTGACAAATCAGCCCGGCAAGGTTTATCAGTGGATAAAATCACTAATCAGAGCATGTATTAGTGGCCCGAATCAAAGGCCGTAAACGGCCTAAGACAGGGGAACAGTATTGGCTCTTAACCCAGCCCTTCCTCCTACGTCAAGACTTCCACCTTCGCTTACGCGGAGCCTGCCCCGTTGACGTGAACGGGGGCGGACCACCGCCTATAGCCACCGCCGTTGGGCGGGGCAAACGGGGCAAGCAGGTTGGCGGATAAATAAGGGCTGGGTTAAGGATGCCCAGCGAAGGTCGTCGCGTCCATTCAGGGCCTTACCCGTGGTGAGCTTGCCTGCACGCCTGCCTATGCCGAAGCGGCTACGCGAAAGCTTTGGCACTCGAGGAAGCCATATATTAAAGCGGAAGCGGAAGCGGCTACGCGCCTGTGCGCTGAAGCCCCGCCCTGGCGGGGCGCAAGCGCGCAGGCAGGCCGTAGTGCCGGCGTTTCCTCCTACGCCAAGGCTCCGGCGGACACGTCGGCCCGCAAGCTTGTCAAACCAGGTTCACTATTAGTTCGGCTTACTTCGACAGGCTCAGTACAAGTTGCTCACCACAGAGCTTGCCCTGAATATGACCGATATTTAGGCCGGTGAAGGGTATCCGCTCCCATTAGTAATATCAGCAGTTAGGTTGAACGGATTGGGGCCGTCGATTCTGAGATTGGATTTCCCCCATTGCCGTTCCGCCTTTTATTGATTGTTATTTGGTCTTCAGCGCTTCCCTGATCAGCTGTTCCATGGCCGCATTTTCACCCAACTTGGTCTTGGCCCTGTCCACTGCGGCCCTGGCCTCGACGAAATTCAGCCCAAGTGACATCAAGGCTTCCACTGCCGGATCGCTGGCCCCTGTTCCCTGACCTTTGATCGTCGGCAATCCCTCCACCACCGCCTCGGCGATCTTGCCTTTCAATTCTATCAGTAACCGCTCCGCCGTCTTCTTGCCGATGCCCGAGATCGCGGTCAGCCTGGTCATGTCCTGGTTGGCCACCGCCTGTTCCAGGTTTTCCGGAGACATGTGGGAAAGCACGGTCAGCGCCAGCTTGGGCCCGATGCCGGAAACGCCGATCAGTATTTTGAAGACCTTACGCTCCTTGTCGGTTGCGAAACCGAACAGTTGCAGTGCGTCCTCCTTGACGTGCAGGTAGGTCAGCAGTTTGGCCTGGTTGCCCGTTTCCGGCAGTTTTTCAAATGTGTTCAGGGAAATGCTGATCTGGTAACCGACCCCGTTGGCTTCCAGCACAGCCTCGGCCGGTTTTTTTTGGATCAAGGTCCCTTTGATGTGATGATACATGGATTGTCCTGCATTTTATTCTTTTAACCGGGCGATTCATGAATCGCCCCTACGATTATTTACATTTCCACATTTTAAACATTTCCAACTTTTCAAACCTTTGAAACCCGTTGAACCTTCAGATTAAAAAGCCTTCGTTGCCAATGGCAGATCGCCACCGCCAGGGCGTCGGCCTCGTCCTCCTGGGGATTTATCTTCAAACCCATCAGGGCCCGGACCATGAAGCCCACCTGGCCCTTGCCAGCCCGGCCCTGCCCCACCACCGCCTTCTTGACCTCCAGCGGCGAGTATTCAAAAAGTTTGCAGCCGGCCTGTTCCACCGCCAAAAGGCAGACGCCCCGGGCATGGCCCATCACCAGGGCACTGCGAACGTTCTTGCCGTAAAAGGTGGCTTCCACCGCCGCTTCCTGAGGCTGGTAACGTTGTATGACCTGGCTCACTCCCTGATGGATGGCATGCAGACGGGCCGAAAGCAAAGCCCCCGGCCGTGCCTTCAGGCATCCGAGGGCTATTACTTTGGTTTGGCTACCGCCGCATTCTATCAGGCCGTATCCGGTTTTATGACTGCCGGGATCTATTCCTAAGATCACCATTTACAATTCACAATTTACAATTCACGATTTGGCTTGGTGCCTTGGTGCCTTTGTGGTTAAACATAGAGTTACTTGTCCAACTTGGCCATCACTTCGGCCGGGATGTCGAAATTGCTGTAGACCTTCTGGGTATCGTCAAATTCCTCCAGCGCGTCCATCAGCTTCAGCATGGTGGTGGCCTGGCTGAAATCAAGCCGGACGGTGTTCTGGGGGATCTTGGAGATCTCGGTCGCGAGCACCGGTATTTTTTTGTTGTCCAGCGCGTTCTTCACCGCTTCAAAGGCGGCCGGAGTGGTTAGAACATCGAACGACCCCTCTTCGGGCCTGACGTCATCGGCTCCGGCGTCCAAAGCCACCGACATCAAAGTATCCTCGTCGGTGACGGAGGAATCCACCGAGATCAGGCCCTTGGTCTCGAACATCCAGGACACGCAGCCCTGGGAGCCCATGTTGCCGCCATTCTTGGAGAACAGGTGGCGCAGCTCCGAAGCGGTGCGGTTTTTGTTGTCGGTGACCGTGTCCAGCATCACCGCCACCCCGTTGGGGCCGTAGCCCTCGTAGGTCACTTCTTCGTAGACCACGCTCTCCAGCTCGCCGGTGCCCTTTTTGACGGCCCGGTCGATGTTATCGGCTGGCATGTTGGCGCCCTTGGCGGCCAGGATAGCGGTGCGCAGGCGGGGATTGCCGTTGGGGTCGCCGCCGCCGTTGCGGGCGGCAATGGTTATTTCCTTGATCAGCCGAGTGAAAGCCTGCCCCAGGGCGGCGTCAATGCCGGCTTTTTTACGCTTGATGGTGGCCCATTTTGAGTGTCCGGACATATTATTTTAAACCTCCGTGTAATTTTTAAATATTTATTGCGACAACAAGCGACGTAATTGCTTGATAACTGATAATTTTACCGTAAAAGGCCGGTGTTGTCAAGCGATAAAGGGATGTTGATAAAGGAATGTGATAAAGGGATGGATACATTCCCCGAAATGGTAAACAACGATCAGTGCAGTTTCGGGCCGAAGGTGGTGCTGCTGTAATGCTTGCTCCATTCCTTTTTGATGCTGACGGTGACCATCAGATTGCCCTCGGCCAGGCCTTCGATCTGGGAAAGCACGGTTCCCACGCTGATCTTCCAGTCCGGGGCGTTGCGGAAGGGCCTGAGATCTATGTCCATGCCGTAATCCAACCGGGTGCTGGTGTAGGTGGAATCGTATGGAATTCCGCTGAGCCACATATAATATGGCGGAGTATATAATATCAACATCCAAGGCATGGTCGTCGTCACCGTCGTGCTGCTCCAGGCAAAGCGCCCGAACGGCACCAGTGCAATATAGTAACCCAGCGGTATATCGGCCACCAGGCCCAGGGGCAGGCTTCCTTCCATAGTATTGACCGAAAATTTATATCCGCTGTTCGCAAAATTATCCATCGAGAATTGGGTGCCGTTGAAGTCAAACCCGGCAAACAGGGCCACGGTGGGCCTTTTGGCGATGATCTCCCCGGCGATGTCCCGCTTCTCGCCCTTGACCAGGTCTATTACCATCGTGGCGCCCAGGGCCATGGCCGAAGCGGGATTATCCTTGTCGGCGTTGGTCAGGGGATCTTTAAACGGGACGTTCAGCCCCAGATACATAAAGTGTGACAGCAGACCAAAGCCATCGGCAAAGCCTCGGGACATCTCCATGTTAAAACCCTTGCCGGTGGGCGATTCGTCCATTTCCGAATCCTCCGGCAGGCCCAGTTTCATATAGATGCCGGTGAAAGTGAACTGTTTGGTCCCCTTGAAAAAATCCAGGCAGGAGATGGGCGGCGGGGCGGGTTTTAGTTTTGGCCCACTGATATCCTGCTGGGCAAAAAGCGGAGAGGCGAAAGCTATGCCCAATATCAGGACGAGGCAAGACAAGAATTGTTTCATTTCAGTTCTCCCTGTTTTAATTGTTTGGAATCCACCGTCCCGGCGATTATTTTTACGATCTGGTTGACGGCCTTGCGGGTGGCCATGCCGATGGTGGTCTCGTCGAACCCGGCAGTGCCGAATTCAAAGGTCAGAGCCACGCCCTGAGTGGTGGTGCTGCTGGCGCCGATGCCGGTGGCCCCGCCAGTGATCTCGGCCGTCTCCGAATCCACCATCCGGGCGTCCACCACCACCCTGGTGGTGATGGTCTTTTTGCCGCCCACTCCCACAAAGGCCGAGGTCTTGCGGATTCCGAACTCGCTGACCTCGCCGATGATCACGGCCTTGGCTCCCAGCATTTTGCCTACCTTGGCCGCGGTCTGGGCGGTGATCGCCCCGGTCAAGCCCAGTTTCTGCTCGGCGAATACCTTCTTCAGCACTTCCTCGTTGCGCTCCACCACGGT
Proteins encoded in this window:
- a CDS encoding YebC/PmpR family DNA-binding transcriptional regulator → MSGHSKWATIKRKKAGIDAALGQAFTRLIKEITIAARNGGGDPNGNPRLRTAILAAKGANMPADNIDRAVKKGTGELESVVYEEVTYEGYGPNGVAVMLDTVTDNKNRTASELRHLFSKNGGNMGSQGCVSWMFETKGLISVDSSVTDEDTLMSVALDAGADDVRPEEGSFDVLTTPAAFEAVKNALDNKKIPVLATEISKIPQNTVRLDFSQATTMLKLMDALEEFDDTQKVYSNFDIPAEVMAKLDK
- the ruvC gene encoding crossover junction endodeoxyribonuclease RuvC, with the protein product MVILGIDPGSHKTGYGLIECGGSQTKVIALGCLKARPGALLSARLHAIHQGVSQVIQRYQPQEAAVEATFYGKNVRSALVMGHARGVCLLAVEQAGCKLFEYSPLEVKKAVVGQGRAGKGQVGFMVRALMGLKINPQEDEADALAVAICHWQRRLFNLKVQRVSKV
- the ruvA gene encoding Holliday junction branch migration protein RuvA — its product is MYHHIKGTLIQKKPAEAVLEANGVGYQISISLNTFEKLPETGNQAKLLTYLHVKEDALQLFGFATDKERKVFKILIGVSGIGPKLALTVLSHMSPENLEQAVANQDMTRLTAISGIGKKTAERLLIELKGKIAEAVVEGLPTIKGQGTGASDPAVEALMSLGLNFVEARAAVDRAKTKLGENAAMEQLIREALKTK